One Conger conger chromosome 18, fConCon1.1, whole genome shotgun sequence DNA window includes the following coding sequences:
- the LOC133118620 gene encoding hexokinase HKDC1-like produces the protein MLALHWLWFKFFECPDKQIKKVDSFLYAMRLSDKQLQDISGRFRVEMEKGLSAKSNATATVKMLPTHVLSTPDGSEKGEFLALDLGGSSLEVLRVKLSADRKRNVEMKSHTYSIPDAVINGRGTDLFNHVARSLKDFMERNHISNMKIPLGFTFSFPCRQSKLDEGVLLSWSKNYNTRGVQGMDVVESLRKAINRTGGMDVEVLALVNDTVGTMMSCGYDDQCCEVGVTVGTGTNACYMEELRHIDQVEGDDGRMCISTEWGAFGDDGVLNNFITDFDRENDAASSNPGNQIFEKMVSGLYMGELVRIILLKMTKKGLLFNGQVSDTLRTKGKFQTKQIALIEENEDGLRNTKEILVDLDLNPSEEDCIAVQHVCTIVSFRSANLCAAALAAILTRIRQNRKLKSLRTTVGMDGTVYRTHPQYSRNLHEAVRRLVPDCRVEFMLSESSGKGVAMVTAVAQRQVMQRQQISETLAAFKLSPEQLQEVRDKMKIEMERGLRKDSHSTASVKMLPTYVYNMPDGTETGKYLALDLGGTNFQVHVVKIRSGESVHTDNKVYVLPLEVMQGNQEELFDHIVQCISDFLDCMGMKNTSLPLGFTFSFPCRQTGIDKGNLVCWTKGFKAMDCEGNDVVDMLREAIKRRNEFELDIVAVMNDTVGTMMTCAYDDSKCQIGLIAGTGSNVCYMEDMQNIEMVEGDEGRMCVNTEWGGFGENGCIDDIQTQFDREVDEGSLNIGKQRFEKMIGGMYLGEIVRKILIDLTRRDLLFRGEITEKLKTSGIFETKFLSQIESDRLALLQVRSILQHLGLDSTCDDSIIVKQVCGTVSRRAAQLCGAGMAAIVEKIRENRGLDHLDITVGVDGTLYKLHPHFSRILNETVQELAPKCDVTFVLSEDGSGKGAALITDVAQRRYAEM, from the exons GTGGACAGTTTCCTGTACGCCATGCGTCTCTCCGATAAGCAGCTCCAGGACATTTCAGGTCGTTTCCGGGTGGAAATGGAGAAGGGTCTGTCTGCCAAAAGCAATGCAACTGCCACAGTGAAGATGCTGCCCACCCATGTCCTCTCCACTCCGGATGGATCAG AGAAAGGGGAGTTCCTGGCACTCGACCTTGGGGGCTCCAGCCTGGAGGTGCTGCGGGTAAAGCTATCAGCGGACAGGAAGAGGAATGTGGAAATGAAGAGCCACACCTACTCCATCCCTGATGCAGTTATCAACGGCAGGGGCACAGAT ctcttcaaTCATGTTGCAAGATCCCTGAAAGATTTCATGGAAAGGAATCACATTAGTAACATGAAAATCCCCCTGGGCTTCACCTTCTCCTTCCCCTGCAGACAGTCCAAACTGGATGAG GGAGTACTTCTGTCATGGTCAAAGAATTACAATACCAGAGGAGTCCAGGGGATGGATGTGGTGGAGAGCTTAAGGAAGGCTATCAACAGAACAGGG GGGATGGACGTAGAAGTCCTGGCTCTTGTCAACGACACAGTGGGGACCATGATGTCATGTGGGTATGATGACCAGTGCTGTGAGGTTGGAGTCACTGTAG GCACGGGTACGAACGCCTGCTACATGGAGGAGCTGAGACACATCGACCAGGTGGAGGGAGATGACGGTAGGATGTGTATCAGCACGGAGTGGGGAGCCTTTGGGGATGACGGCGTGCTCAACAACTTCATCACAGACTTTGACCGAGAGAATGATGCAGCTTCCAGCAACCCTGGGAATCAGAT ATTTGAGAAGATGGTCAGTGGGCTGTACATGGGAGAGCTGGTGCGGATCATTCTGCTGAAGATGACAAAGAAGGGTCTACTCTTTAATGGCCAAGTTTCAGACACCCTTCGGACCAAGGGCAAATTTCAGACCAAGCAAATTGCATTAATCGAAGA GAATGAGGATGGTCTCAGGAACACaaaggagattctggtggattTGGATCTCAACCCCTCGGAGGAAGACTGCATCGCCGTCCAGCACGTTTGCACCATCGTCTCCTTCCGCTCAGCAAACCTCTGTGCTGCAGCCTTGGCAGCCATCCTGACCCGGATTCGGCAGAACCGCAAGCTGAAGAGCCTCAGAACCACGGTTGGCATGGATGGGACCGTTTACCGGACTCATCCTCA ATACTCCAGAAATCTCCATGAGGCGGTGCGGAGGCTGGTGCCTGACTGCCGCGTGGAGTTCATGCTTTCGGAGAGCAGTGGGAAGGgtgttgccatggtaacagcAGTTGCCCAGAGGCAGGTTATGCAGCGGCAGCAGATCAGTGAAACGCTGGCTGCCTTCAAGCTGAGCCcggagcagctgcaggaggtgcGGGACAAGATGAAGATCGAGATGGAGAGGGGCTTGAGAAAGGACTCCCACAGCACAGCATCTGTAAAGATGCTGCCCACTTATGTCTATAACATGCCTGATGGGACAG AGACAGGAAAGTACCTGGCCTTAGATTTGGGTGGAACCAACTTCCAGGTACATGTGGTGAAGATCCGGAGTGGCGAATCGGTGCACACAGACAACAAGGTCTATGTACTCCCTCTGGAGGTCATGCAGGGAAATCAGGAAGAG CTGTTTGACCACATTGTCCAGTGCATCTCAGATTTCCTCGATTGTATGGGCATGAAGAACACCTCTCTTCCTCTTGGATTCACCTTCTCTTTCCCCTGCAGACAGACTGGAATTGATAAG GGAAATTTGGTGTGCTGGACAAAAGGGTTCAAAGCCATGGACTGTGAAGGAAATGATGTCGTGGACATGCTGAGAGAGGCCATCAAAAGAAGAAAT GAATTTGAACTGGATATTGTTGCTGTAATGAATGACACTGTGGGGACAATGATGACCTGTGCATATGACGACTCTAAATGTCAGATTGGACTCATCGCGG GCACTGGCAGTAATGTGTGTTACATGGAGGACATGCAAAACATTGAAATGGTGGAGGGGGACGAGGGTCgcatgtgtgtgaacacagagtGGGGAGGATTCGGAGAGAACGGCTGCATAGATGATATCCAGACACAGTTCGACAGGGAGGTGGATGAGGGGTCTCTCAACATCGGCAAGCAGAG GTTTGAGAAGATGATTGGTGGAATGTACCTGGGGGAGATTGTGCGGAAGATCCTCATTGACCTGACGAGGCGCGACTTGCTCTTCCGTGGGGAAATCACAGAAAAGCTGAAGACCTCTGGCATCTTTGAGACCAAGTTCCTGTCCCAGATCGAGAG TGACCGTCTGGCACTGCTGCAGGTGAGGTCCATCCTGCAGCACCTGGGTCTGGACAGCACCTGTGACGACAGTATAATCGTGAAGCAGGTGTGCGGCACCGTGTCTCGCCGCGCCGCCCAGCTCTGTGGGGCTGGTATGGCTGCCATCGTTGAAAAGATCCGTGAGAACCGCGGGCTGGACCACCTGGACATCACCGTGGGGGTGGACGGGACGCTGTACAAACTTCACCCACA